A window of Vigna unguiculata cultivar IT97K-499-35 chromosome 4, ASM411807v1, whole genome shotgun sequence contains these coding sequences:
- the LOC114181633 gene encoding pectate lyase-like produces the protein MAGSAAKVVFTMLLTLAIIIPCLEAGIAEYDDFLKNQAEKAHAIALESYVPTPEFVASELNYHVHLAMQNSTRRGLRAPRNPAFGPCDSTNPIDNCWRCNKDWANDRYQLAKCGKGFGRRAVGGLGGPIYVVNDTSDDDMQNPKPGTIRHAVTQQGPLWITFSRSMRITLQQELMISSDKTIDGRGANVQFKDGGGLTMQFVNNIIIHGIRVKNIVPKDGGMIRDSYNHVGHRTRSDGDAISIFGASNIWIDHVSLSNSADGLIDVIEGSTAITVSNCHMTRHNDVMLFGASDTNPHVNDKLMQITVAFNHFGQGLSQRMPRCRFGFFHVLNNDYTHWQIYAIGGSSKPTILSQGNRFIAPNLDFAKEITHRDYATPEQWMQWQWQSDMDLLMNGATFNTTGAPIQMTYKKGLIMKPRDGTHVSRLTRHAGALNCYAGFPC, from the coding sequence ATGGCAGGAAGTGCTGCAAAGGTTGTCTTCACCATGTTGCTCACTTTGGCCATCATCATCCCATGCCTTGAGGCTGGCATTGCTGAATACGACGACTTTCTGAAAAATCAAGCTGAGAAGGCCCACGCAATCGCTCTCGAGTCCTATGTGCCGACTCCGGAATTCGTGGCCAGTGAGCTCAATTACCATGTTCATCTTGCCATGCAAAACAGCACCAGGAGGGGACTGAGGGCGCCCAGGAACCCTGCTTTTGGGCCATGTGACAGCACCAACCCCATTGACAATTGCTGGAGGTGCAACAAAGACTGGGCCAACGACAGGTACCAGTTGGCCAAATGCGGAAAAGGGTTCGGAAGACGCGCAGTGGGAGGCCTCGGTGGACCCATTTATGTTGTCAATGATACCTCCGACGACGACATGCAGAACCCTAAGCCAGGAACCATCCGTCATGCTGTCACCCAACAGGGTCCACTTTGGATCACCTTCTCACGCAGCATGAGAATCACTCTGCAGCAGGAGCTTATGATTTCCTCCGACAAGACCATCGACGGTCGTGGCGCCAACGTTCAGTTCAAGGACGGTGGTGGCCTCACCATGCAGTTCGTGAACAACATCATCATCCACGGCATTCGCGTGAAGAACATCGTGCCTAAGGATGGTGGCATGATCAGGGACTCTTACAACCACGTTGGACACAGAACCAGGAGTGATGGTGATGCCATCTCCATCTTCGGAGCTTCCAACATTTGGATCGATCATGTTTCCCTCTCTAACTCTGCCGATGGACTCATCGATGTGATCGAGGGATCCACTGCCATCACCGTCTCCAACTGCCACATGACGAGACACAACGATGTGATGTTGTTTGGTGCCAGTGACACAAACCCCCACGTCAATGACAAGCTCATGCAGATAACGGTGGCATTCAACCACTTCGGGCAGGGACTGTCCCAGAGGATGCCAAGGTGCAGATTTGGATTCTTCCACGTTCTTAACAACGATTACACTCACTGGCAAATTTACGCCATTGGTGGAAGCTCAAAGCCAACTATTCTTAGCCAGGGAAACCGTTTCATTGCTCCCAACCTCGATTTTGCAAAGGAAATCACACACAGAGACTACGCTACACCTGAACAATGGATGCAATGGCAGTGGCAATCAGACATGGACCTTCTCATGAACGGTGCCACTTTCAACACCACAGGTGCTCCCATCCAGATGACATACAAGAAGGGTCTCATCATGAAGCCAAGGGATGGCACCCATGTCAGCAGGCTCACACGCCATGCTGGTGCTCTCAACTGCTATGCTGGCTTTCCTTGctag
- the LOC114181571 gene encoding auxin efflux carrier component 8-like yields MISLADVYHVVTATVPLYVTMVLAYISVKWWKLFTPEQCSGINKFVANFSVPILSFQVISSNNIYKMSLKLVYADCVQKLLAFLIFTAIIKIKGRGGLKWIITGLSLSTLPNTLILGIPLMKAMYRDEASLLLPQVIFLQSMVWYNLLLFLHELDAAIPARTMPVVAPPSQDSGESETSQEIQSKEEEEEHRTQSKTRMLIILMKVGNKLIINPNTYATFIGLIWASIHFRWGVDMPDVVNQSIEILASGGLGMATFSLGLFMASNNRIIACGPRMTMVAMGLKFLVGPAIMAVASIVIGLRDRMLKVAIIQAALPQGIVPFVFAREYNVHPGILSTGVLLGMLMALPVALTYYVLLSLCF; encoded by the exons ATGATTTCCTTAGCAGATGTCTACCATGTAGTCACTGCCACTGTCCCATTATATGTGACCATGGTTCTAGCCTACATCTCAGTCAAGTGGTGGAAGCTCTTCACCCCAGAACAATGTTCAGGCATAAACAAATTTGTGGCCAATTTCTCagtccctattctctcattccaAGTCATTTCatccaacaacatttacaaAATGAGCCTCAAACTGGTTTATGCAGACTGTGTTCAGAAATTGCTTGCATTTCTGATCTTCACAGCAATCATTAAGATCAAGGGCAGGGGGGGTCTGAAGTGGATCATAACTGGTCTCTCACTCTCAACACTTCCCAACACTTTGATCCTTGGAATTCCTCTCATGAAGGCCATGTACAGGGATGAAGCTTCTCTTCTCCTTCCACAGGTTATTTTCCTCCAGAGCATGGTCTGGTACAATCTGTTGTTGTTTCTTCATGAGTTGGATGCTGCAATTCCTGCAAGGACCATGCCTGTTGTTGCACCACCATCACAAGACTCAG GAGAATCTGAGACTTCTCAGGAGATACagtcaaaagaagaagaagaagaacatagAACACAGAGCAAAACGAGGATGTTGATCATTCTCATGAAAGTGGGgaataaattaatcattaatccTAATACCTATGCAACTTTCATAGGTCTTATTTGGGCAAGCATACACTTCAG GTGGGGAGTGGATATGCCAGATGTTGTTAACCAGTCAATAGAAATATTGGCCAGTGGAGGTCTAGGCATGGCAACTTTCAGCTTAG GTCTATTTATGGCATCAAACAACAGAATCATAGCATGTGGGCCAAGGATGACAATGGTGGCAATGGGCCTGAAATTTCTTGTTGGGCCTGCTATAATGGCTGTAGCCTCCATTGTGATTGGATTAAGAGATAGAATGCTCAAAGTGGCAATCATTCAG GCAGCTCTACCCCAAGGAATTGTTCCTTTTGTTTTTGCTAGAGAGTATAATGTTCATCCAGGAATTTTAAGCACAGG GGTCTTGCTAGGAATGCTCATGGCCTTGCCTGTGGCATTGACATACTATGTTCTCTTGTCACTCTGTTTCTGA
- the LOC114182051 gene encoding uncharacterized protein LOC114182051, whose translation MVSTRAAVDQNTVAAELQREMNPQLEELRHKNEEEINALREENQRLRRQLEKNSQQREESHSNGEGEGDTGRDEFKVQTTTHQTSARPKTARRHPFVDEIMEVELPARWKGLTMSQYDGTTDPEEHVDVFTTQFATSKPHHLTSLALVNIRHEKGESLREFMECFGKISLNISNLNPEVAMHHLVTALKPGPFVDSLCKKPVSNLDELRTRATKFMQMKELKEFRSTTQSDTREKKYIDRERVLAPRPDSRFKDSRQPKYNRYTPLVSNRTRILEEALNDDLIATLKGSRLPQMRIPLSIVGHLRRFVKREEGGFSLREEREGRYEERPRKTSGYQERREKGTRSRVEPEKDDEQDVREKPLRGVINYISGGFAGGKATMSARKKYVRAIQNVNVVSTCPWRHMPPITFCDDDFQAIDPQHDDPMVISMEIDDFAISKTLVDQGSSMDILYWGTFKKLRISEVEIQ comes from the exons ATGGTGTCAACAAGAGCAGCAGTTGATCAAAATACAGTAGCAGCGGAGTTGCAACGAGAGATGAACCCCCAGTTGGAGGAATTGAGACACAAGAACGAAGAAGAGATAAATGCCCTGAGAGAGGAGAACCAGCGGTTGCGAAGGCAACTTGAGAAAAATTCTCAACAAAGGGAAGAATCTCACAGTAATGGAGAAGGAGAGGGCGACACAGGTCGAGATGAATTCAAGGTACAGACCACCACCCACCAAACAAGCGCGAGACCCAAAACAGCTAGACGACACCCCTTCGTGGACGAGATCATGGAGGTAGAACTTCCTGCACGCTGGAAGGGATTGACTATGAGCCAGTACGATGGCACTACCGATCCGGAGGAGCACGTTGACGTATTCACCACCCAA TTCGCCACCAGTAAGCCACACCATCTCACTTCTCTGGCGTTAGTAAATATACGACATGAGAAGGGAGAATCTTTGCGAGAGTTTATGGAGTGCTTCGGGAAGATATCGTTGAATATCTCTAATCTAAATCCTGAGGTCGCCATGCACCACCTTGTAACAGCGTTAAAGCCTGGCCCGTTCGTTGACAGTCTATGCAAGAAGCCCGTGAGCAATCTGGACGAGCTTCGAACCAGGGCAACCAAATTTATGCAGATGAAAGAATTAAAGGAGTTTCGCAGTACGACCCAATCAGACACCCGGGAAAAGAAATACATTGACAGAGAAAGGGTGTTAGCACCGCGACCTGACAGTAGATTCAAGGACTCTAGACAACCAAAGTACAACAGGTACACACCCCTCGTGTCTAACAGAACGAGAATTTTGGAGGAGGCCCTTAATGACGACCTAATAGCAACCCTCAAAGGGTCCCGACTCCCCCAAATGCGGATACCACTAAGCATTGTCG GACACCTGAGAAGATTTGTCAAACGGGAGGAAGGGGGATTCTCTTTAAGAGAAGAGCGAGAAGGTAGATATGAGGAGCGACCACGAAAAACGTCAGGGTACCAAGAGAGGCGAGAAAAAGGCACCAGAAGTAGGGTTGAGCCCGAGAAAGATGATGAACAGGATGTGAGGGAGAAACCATTGAGAGGGGTGATCAACTATATATCAGGAGGCTTTGCAGGAGGCAAAGCCACTATGTCCGCGAGGAAAAAGTACGTCCGAGCAATCCAAAATGTTAATGTCGTATCTACATGTCCATGGCGGCACATGCCACCCATCACATTCTGTGATGATGATTTTCAAGCCATTGACCCCCAACACGATGACCCAATGGTGATCTCAATGGAGATTGATGACTTTGCAATAAGTAAAACCTTGGTAGACCAGGGTAGTTCAATGGATATCCTGTACTGGGGCACTTTCAAAAAGTTAAGAATTTCGGAAGTAGAAATCCAATAA